The proteins below come from a single Mya arenaria isolate MELC-2E11 chromosome 6, ASM2691426v1 genomic window:
- the LOC128239427 gene encoding uncharacterized protein LOC128239427, with translation MVDQSERHLRKILEDIFSARDILHSSRKEEAKMLLRRLYSCRNNRDLRTISRCSWCINRRSEVDHAYLDATGNNGTVAPSTVISEHAEGLPEARNFQRLTEEQGQLLRKCRSVQHYYETGTEDDRLY, from the exons ATGGTTGATCAGAGTGAGAGGCATCTGCGGAAAATATTGGAGGATATATTCTCTGCGAGAGACATATTGCATTCAAGCAGGAAGGAAGAAGCAAAA ATGCTGTTAAGACGATTATACAGTTGCAGAAACAACAGAGATCTCAGAACCATCTCAAGATGCTCTTGGTGCATCAACAGAAGATCAGAAGTGGACCATGCTTATCTTG ATGCTACAGGGAACAATGGTACAGTTGCCCCATCCACTGTCATCTCTGAACATGCTGAAGGGCTGCCTGAAG CCAGGAACTTTCAGCGTTTAACAGAGGAGCAAGGCCAACTCCTAAGAAAATGTCGAAGTGTTCAACATTACTATGAGACGGGAACTGAAGATGATAGACTGTATTAA